In Sinorhizobium sojae CCBAU 05684, a single window of DNA contains:
- a CDS encoding CBS domain-containing protein, producing the protein MFVGEIVKGKGSGVVSVTPDQSMVEVLRLFRDRNIGFVVVSGGPGQYMGTLSERDCCNAVAAHGAEAVLMPAADIMTRSVATCSTNDMLPFVMAIMTERRTRHVLVRDGEDVVGVVSIGDVVKHRLDEALRTEQDLHDYICGTNYR; encoded by the coding sequence ATGTTTGTCGGCGAAATCGTAAAGGGCAAGGGATCCGGAGTGGTCTCGGTCACGCCCGATCAGTCAATGGTGGAGGTCCTGCGGCTGTTTCGCGATAGGAATATCGGCTTCGTGGTCGTCAGCGGCGGGCCCGGACAGTATATGGGCACCCTGTCGGAACGCGATTGCTGCAATGCGGTGGCGGCGCACGGGGCGGAGGCGGTCCTGATGCCCGCCGCCGACATCATGACCCGCAGCGTGGCGACCTGTTCGACAAACGATATGCTGCCTTTCGTGATGGCGATCATGACCGAGCGGCGCACGCGCCATGTGCTCGTCAGGGATGGCGAGGATGTTGTCGGCGTCGTCAGCATCGGCGACGTGGTCAAGCACCGGCTCGACGAGGCGCTGCGCACGGAGCAGGACCTGCACGACTACATCTGCGGCACGAATTATCGCTGA
- a CDS encoding NADH-quinone oxidoreductase subunit I → MSRALDRAGSWVGWAFFADLASALGLTFGYMFSRSVTMQYPDKEKWLPYARYRGHHFLKRDAEGEIKCVACELCARICPCDCIEVVPYEDEKGNRRPAIFEIDTARCLFCGLCEDACPADAIALGQQYEFSSFSSQDLVIGRDDLLLKPGKAATGGGVVAARLHTEETGLVEANEPRGYNWWRNIRRT, encoded by the coding sequence ATGTCGCGCGCACTCGACAGAGCTGGATCATGGGTCGGCTGGGCTTTCTTCGCCGATCTCGCGAGCGCGCTCGGCCTGACCTTCGGCTACATGTTCTCCAGATCCGTGACCATGCAGTATCCGGACAAGGAGAAATGGCTGCCCTATGCGCGCTATCGCGGGCATCATTTCCTCAAGCGCGACGCAGAGGGCGAAATCAAATGCGTCGCCTGCGAACTCTGCGCGCGCATCTGCCCCTGCGACTGCATCGAAGTCGTTCCCTATGAGGATGAGAAAGGGAACCGGCGCCCGGCAATATTCGAAATCGACACGGCGCGCTGCCTGTTCTGCGGGCTCTGCGAGGACGCCTGCCCGGCGGACGCGATCGCGCTTGGCCAGCAATACGAATTCTCGAGTTTCTCCTCGCAGGACCTGGTGATCGGCCGCGACGATCTGCTCCTGAAGCCGGGCAAGGCCGCGACCGGCGGTGGCGTGGTCGCCGCTCGCCTGCACACGGAGGAGACCGGGCTGGTCGAGGCAAACGAGCCGCGGGGATACAACTGGTGGCGCAATATCCGGCGAACATGA